A stretch of the Cydia strobilella chromosome 23, ilCydStro3.1, whole genome shotgun sequence genome encodes the following:
- the LOC134751664 gene encoding CD63 antigen-like, with product MAKEDFMKNVLYVVNIIFAVFGLATAITGIWFFVQLMEFVRLRNMNHYLLDWRVYWPQVAPWLFIIFGVMIIIIAFCGWCGAQRESRGILGIYGGFLSFLILFQVLSAVLIFVYVDGEDTDRFIKDTVYDGFYNIQNNQEHARQYEWIERKLKCCGANDARDYRAFRNDLPLSCCHDSLYKALCDFTDKEANERVGCAKVAAVYTKIISSSVAAASLLMMILEIVGVAIAWRLFHLFREVEHYIPEKKEGETEC from the coding sequence ATGGCTAAAGAAGACTTTATGAAGAACGTGCTTTACGTTGTCAACATCATCTTCGCCGTGTTCGGGCTAGCTACAGCTATCACGGGAATATGGTTTTTCGTGCAGCTAATGGAATTCGTCCGGCTTCGGAATATGAACCATTACTTACTTGACTGGAGAGTTTACTGGCCTCAAGTGGCGCCATGGCTGTTTATCATCTTTGGAgtcatgatcatcatcatcgccTTTTGTGGTTGGTGCGGTGCGCAGCGGGAAAGCAGAGGAATACTCGGGATTTACGGAGGATTTTTGAGTTTCCTGATCCTGTTCCAAGTGCTATCAGCAGTGCTTATATTTGTGTATGTGGATGGTGAAGATACTGACCGTTTCATTAAGGATACAGTGTACGATGGATTCTACAACATTCAGAACAATCAAGAACACGCAAGGCAGTACGAATGGATTGAAAGGAAGCTGAAATGCTGCGGTGCCAACGACGCAAGAGATTATAGAGCTTTTAGAAATGATCTGCCTTTGTCATGCTGTCATGATAGCCTTTACAAAGCTTTGTGCGACTTCACGGATAAGGAAGCTAATGAAAGAGTGGGTTGTGCTAAAGTGGCTGCAGTGTACACCAAGATTATCAGCTCTTCCGTTGCCGCTGCGTCACTACTTATGATGATTCTCGAGATCGTCGGAGTGGCGATCGCTTGGAGACTGTTCCATCTGTTCCGGGAGGTGGAACATTATATCCCAGAGAAGAAGGAAGGTGAGACCGAGTGCTAG